From Brassica rapa cultivar Chiifu-401-42 chromosome A06, CAAS_Brap_v3.01, whole genome shotgun sequence:
GAGAATGTCTCTGTAAACGTGGAAAGGTTAGCTAATTTGATTTCTTCCATGGAAGCCCATATCGCAGCTACCTTAATCCTAATACattcttcttttcctttttactGGTTCGCTCAGTGAAACAGCAGATCCGATGGACGTAGATGAACCTCCCTCAGAGCAATTTAGCGGCACGGTTTCTGCAGCAAGGATTGAATCGTTTGAGCGAGTGTTTGGGCAGCACATGAGGACAAACAGGCTCGACGACATTTCTATTGCTGATATAGAGACAGTAGTCAACAACAATGGAGTTGGAGCTTCTCGTTACTCTGCAGATGAGATTATGGCTCTATTAGAGGTACATCACAAAACTAGCGTCtcactttttatttgttttaaccTTTCCTCGTTACTTACCCTATTTGTGGATTTATGCAGAAACTGCAAGATGATAACAAAGTGATGATCAGCGACGGAAAGGTCCATATCATTTGATCCTTCATGAAGACATGCACCTAAAGAAGTAATTTCCTCATATTAGAACTCAAAGTAGTGTGGGAGAAGAGAAGCTATTGGGGACCAAAGTATCTTTTCTATTTAAATCATACTTTTTAATTCGTCTTTGCATCTATTATTTAAGTAAGAAACGCAAATCTTTTGCTAGTCAGTGTCGCTTTCTTCCTAAAGATCTTGTGTACCTGAACAATGCAACCTCTTCATTAAGTTCTCACTCGTTCAGCCTTGCACGATTATTTATTAACCCGCAGAGAAATCAGTAAATacatatacaaaacaaaaatcttATAACAAAGGCTAAGACGGTTCTTCATCCCAAATTGGTAAATGATGTTGTAAACCGGCGTTTAAGGGGATTTCcatttcttaaaaactattCTCTCATTGGAGTCTCGATCAGCATGTCCGATGTGGTTCATGGACTCAGGTTCTCCGGGTAAGGTCCCCCAAACAACACCAATGTTCTGTATTACTGTATCCGTGATGTTGGGTAATTAAtgaaaacttgaaaaaaaaaatagaggaaaaagaaaaaagagcaCATGAAAATTTTCCATCAAAGAACATTCACAACGACACAAAAGCTACAACACCCAAGCGAGGATTCAGAGTACTTGCAGATGCCAAAAGAAAACCCAAATCCCACACAACATCTCTATTCATAactacatacatacatacatgttTCACATTTTAAGCGAAACGAAACCACACACATGAGAAATCCATCAAACTTCGTGGCTAGTTTGAGCAGACGTGGGAGGAGGAGTAGAAAGCGGTTTCCCACGTCCCATTGTGAACCCTCTCGTCCCATCAGGCATCTTCGGGCCGGGCGGACGCTTTGAGACCTCCACCGGATGATGATGATTATAATTATGATGGAACGATGATGAACTTGATGGTGAGGTTCCATGTACTGTGGCAAAATTACGAAAAAAAGATTTGGGTCTCAAAATGTCATCACCACTTTCAATTGTAACAACAAGATGGATTTTACTCTTTTAAGAAAGTACCAATACCGTTGCTGCCTTGATGATTCTGTCGCCTACCCCGTCCCCTAGTTCTGTCTTTGTTTCCATTTTTATCACCCCCATCCTGAAAATGATTAAAACAAACAATCTGCAATCAAAAACAGCTGTTTGGTATCCTAAGCTTAGTAGACTCTACTTACGTTATCGGCCGGAGTATCCGAATGATGGTGATGGTGACGGTGATGCTGATGTTCATTTGAGTTTTTGTTCTCCTCACCTCCAGTTTGATCATGCACTCGACCTGCATTGTCCTTCTCTGGATCTACTTCCTTCCTAGCTGGTCTTCTCTGTGCATACTTTACCTATAGTGAATAAACAGTGAAATTTATAAAAGCTATCGTTTGATTCCATATGTATGTTTCAGTTAAAAAGATTTCTTCAGGGATTACTTACTGCTTGTTCAAGAAGCTTAACTCGCAACCCATTTCTCCAGTCTTGCTCGTTATTCAATGTAGCTGCCTGCACCAATTAATAAAAGTAAGTAAAGACTCTCATTCCTTGAAACAGATCCAGTTAAATATCAAACCCATCGGTGAAACTTATAATTGACACTCACCGCTTTCTCAGCTGCCTCCACTGTTTCATATTCCACAAAGGCATGTAACTACAGCCAAAAGAAGAAAATGCCAATTACTTACAAACAGATATATAATACTTAATTGTGATTCCATACAAGAAAGTTCTCCATGAAGTTCCTTACCCTGGTTCGGATGAATTTGTCTTTCTTACAACCCTTCTCTGATTCTTCAGCAGCATTTGGATCACATATGGATACACTTTTAATGCTACAGTTGGAAAGAAATTTTAGTCAGCAAGTATGTATCAATTATATAACCGGGAGAAAGAAGTAAATGAAAAGATAGATAAAGCTAAGGCCTACCTTCCAGCTTTACCAAATATGGCACGAATGTTCTCGTCTGAATGATCCTCCGGCAGATTTTCTACCAAAACAGTGAAAACCTATGGTACACCAGATTAGGAGCGAAGGTAAAATCCAAAAGGAAGCAAATACACAACACATGAGGTAGACCGAGAGAGAAGGAGGTTCATGTTTGAGGCAAATAATACCTTTGGATCCCTGGCCTCAGGAAGAGGACTCAGACGCTTCACCTTCTTCCCATCCGAACTAACAACCTGCAGGTTGACCAAGTAGATGCTCAAAATCTGTACAAGTTTCATCTGGTATTTAATTCTACTCCCCTCTCGCTATATTACTCCCAACAATTTCAAGTTTTACTATTTGTAACTACTAGTATGAAAAAAGCTTACAAGAAATGACGACTCCTTCAAAGCTGATACAATCAAATCAAGGTCGCGAGTGAGCTTCTTCATTTTATGGAATGTAGCAATGCTTGATATCGGAACTGCataggaaaaaaaacaaaataagaccAATGTAATGTTAATGGGGTAACATTAAAAATTGTTTCAATAAAACAACGAGACTTTTATCAGCAACTTAATTTTAAGCCAACTTCTATCATACATTCCATCACCAGAAGAAGGAACTCTTCCTCAAGTACACATTCTAGTTCATCAGTTGCAATATCTCCTATTAAAGTGTGTTTTTTTAAGTCAACTGCATATCAAGCAATGtcataaagtttcaaactttcagtTGTCCACGTGTCAGAGTCAAAGAAGATGTATACTCACCAAAgcctttcttgttcttcttcataGCATTGAGAAGAAACTTGTCAGTAGGCAAATTCTCGTCACTAAAGTAGTACTCCACCTGCCACAAAAGCAAAAGCATAAATTGAAAACTATAATCTTACAGCAAACTAACGTTCAAGGACAGAACAACAAAGAGCATAGACTCCTTGCCTGTCTGATGATCTTCTGCTTCAACTCATCATCGGTCTCGACAGGATGATCGCGATCCTCGCCGATGTTTCTCTCGTGATCTAAACCATCATCTGACGGTATCTCCGAGACGACAACAACACCACCATCGGAAGATACAGCAACTGGTGAAGAATCAACTTCATGTGACGGCGGCTGCGGTTGCGGTTTGGAAATATCCGCGGTTGAGCTAATCATGTCTTCAACTGCTTGCGGGTTGAC
This genomic window contains:
- the LOC103827742 gene encoding la-related protein 6A, giving the protein METPSISTVNPQAVEDMISSTADISKPQPQPPSHEVDSSPVAVSSDGGVVVVSEIPSDDGLDHERNIGEDRDHPVETDDELKQKIIRQVEYYFSDENLPTDKFLLNAMKKNKKGFVPISSIATFHKMKKLTRDLDLIVSALKESSFLVVSSDGKKVKRLSPLPEARDPKVFTVLVENLPEDHSDENIRAIFGKAGSIKSVSICDPNAAEESEKGCKKDKFIRTRLHAFVEYETVEAAEKAAATLNNEQDWRNGLRVKLLEQAVKYAQRRPARKEVDPEKDNAGRVHDQTGGEENKNSNEHQHHRHHHHHSDTPADNDGGDKNGNKDRTRGRGRRQNHQGSNVHGTSPSSSSSFHHNYNHHHPVEVSKRPPGPKMPDGTRGFTMGRGKPLSTPPPTSAQTSHEV